In Solimonas sp. K1W22B-7, the DNA window GGGCCATGGAGACTTCAAGGAAGTTGTTCCGCAGCTTGCCTTGCGAACGGACGGTACCATCGCCCCTCTGGGAGAGGTAGCTGAGAGGCTCTGCGTTTCTGCGCGGACGCTTAAGCGGCGTCTGCGGCAGGACGGATTGACGTACAGAGCTGTGGTGGACGCCATTCGCCTGAAGCGGAGTCTGGAATTCCTGCGTCATCGGGGGCTTTCAGTGGAATACATCGCTGAGAAACTTGGCTACAGCTCGGCGGCCAACTTCACTCGTGCATTTCGCCGTTGGACTGGATCGCCTCCTCACACCTATCGGTGCGAGGTCCTATGTGTGCCGCGAAGCGTTTGATTCATGGACTGCGCTGGATTGCCAATTTCTTGAACTCTTGAATGAAGTTCTCGGGGGCACCCTTGGATGTGCGCTGTCGGCTGGCGGGCTCTTGGCGCAGCGATCTACCTGTTCTCCCTTCCGGCTCTATCGGGGGATAGAGCGGTCTTCTTCTGGGCCTGTGGTCTCCTTCGCTGACGTCTCCCAGGGGAAGTTTTGAGCCTGCTTTTAGCGGGCTCTCTTTTTATGCGATTTTTTCGCTAGTTGCGCCGATTTCGAGACCCAAGTTCCACTGAGTAGAGGCCGCGCCTCAAAATTGCTCCTAGGAGAATGCGCATGACAGGTATCAGATATAGACCCAGCCCCGATTTGATCGAGCGGCTGACAAAGCGTGAACTCGAGGTCTTGGACTATCTATCCCAAGGCCGTAATAGCTCGGAGATTGCCGCGGGAACAGGGGTGACGGTGCATACCGTCAAGCATCACCTCAGAAACATATATGCAAAGCTTGGAGTAGGCACTAGGCTCCAGGCAGTTATCCGTTACCGCGATCTTCTGGGCCGCATGTAGCCAGCGCGTTGGCTCAGTTGGAGATGGCTTTACGGGTGGAAAGCGACGGAGCGGTTTCTATCCGGAAGACGTTATGTCCCCTGAGGAGCAGGCACGAAGAAGCTGGGGTGCGTCTGGGACCTGCAGAAGAAATACGGAATTCCGTTATGGATTTCGCGCATGCCCGCGTAAAATATCCATCATGAGCTGAAGCCACCGCACGTCATCGACGAAAGCAGGCCAGCGGCGTACCGGGAGCGGCGATGCCACCCGGCCCATGCCTTTCGATCAGCTCTGTTTGCGCAGCGACAACGACCGGGTTTCCCACGTCTGTCAGCGCAAGCTGTTGCGCAGCGTACACAGACTTTTTCCGATGCACCGCTCTTTCACAAGCTAGCGTGACTGCCTGCCGGGATCGCCCGGCAGGCGGCAGGCAGGAAGCTAGGCGGGCTGGCGTTCGCCGGTCAGCTTGGCCGTGCCGAAGATGCCCATCTTGCACTTGCCGATCAGCTTGTCGCCCTCG includes these proteins:
- a CDS encoding helix-turn-helix transcriptional regulator, encoding MTLIEFQVSASDKVYPLLGAQGRGGHGDFKEVVPQLALRTDGTIAPLGEVAERLCVSARTLKRRLRQDGLTYRAVVDAIRLKRSLEFLRHRGLSVEYIAEKLGYSSAANFTRAFRRWTGSPPHTYRCEVLCVPRSV
- a CDS encoding response regulator transcription factor — translated: MTGIRYRPSPDLIERLTKRELEVLDYLSQGRNSSEIAAGTGVTVHTVKHHLRNIYAKLGVGTRLQAVIRYRDLLGRM